A single region of the Pseudomonas sp. VD-NE ins genome encodes:
- a CDS encoding nitrate/nitrite transporter, with protein sequence MNSSFWKSGHTPTLFAAFLYFDLSFMVWYLLGPLAVQIAADLHLTTQQRGLVVATPILAGAVLRFIMGMLADRLSPKTAGLIGQVIVICALFGAWNIGIHSYEQALILGLFLGMAGASFAVALPLASQWYPPQHQGKAMGIAGAGNSGTVFAALLAPVLAAAFGWSNVFGFALIPLILTLVLFAWLAKNAPQRPKAKAMADYFKALGDRDSWWFMFFYSVTFGGFIGLASALPGYFNDQYGLSPVTAGYYTAACVFGGSLMRPLGGALADRFGGIRTLLAMYTVAAICIAAVGFNLPSSYAALALFVCTMLGLGAGNGAVFQLVPQRFRLEIGVMTGLIGMAGGIGGFALAAGMGAIKQSTGSYQLALWLFASLGVLAWFGLHGVKRRWRTTWGSAAVTAARV encoded by the coding sequence ATGAATTCAAGCTTCTGGAAATCCGGCCACACCCCGACCCTGTTCGCGGCCTTCCTCTATTTCGACCTGAGTTTCATGGTCTGGTACCTGCTCGGCCCGCTGGCGGTGCAGATCGCCGCCGACCTGCACCTGACCACGCAACAACGCGGCCTCGTCGTCGCCACGCCGATCCTCGCCGGTGCCGTACTGCGCTTCATCATGGGCATGCTCGCCGATCGGCTGTCACCGAAAACTGCTGGGCTCATCGGTCAGGTCATCGTGATTTGCGCGCTGTTCGGTGCCTGGAACATCGGCATTCATAGCTACGAGCAGGCGCTGATCCTCGGCCTGTTCCTCGGCATGGCCGGCGCCTCGTTCGCCGTCGCCCTGCCGCTGGCGTCGCAATGGTATCCACCACAGCATCAAGGCAAAGCCATGGGCATTGCCGGTGCGGGCAACTCCGGCACTGTCTTCGCCGCGCTGCTGGCACCGGTGCTCGCCGCCGCGTTCGGCTGGAGCAATGTCTTCGGTTTCGCCCTGATCCCATTGATCCTGACGCTGGTGCTGTTTGCCTGGCTGGCGAAAAACGCGCCACAACGGCCGAAAGCCAAAGCCATGGCTGACTACTTCAAGGCGCTGGGCGACCGTGACAGCTGGTGGTTCATGTTTTTTTACAGCGTCACCTTCGGCGGCTTCATCGGCCTGGCCAGCGCCCTGCCCGGTTACTTCAACGATCAGTACGGCTTGAGCCCGGTGACTGCCGGTTACTACACCGCCGCCTGCGTGTTCGGTGGAAGTCTGATGCGACCACTGGGTGGCGCGCTGGCTGACCGTTTCGGTGGCATCCGCACGTTGCTGGCGATGTACACGGTGGCCGCCATTTGTATTGCTGCAGTGGGTTTCAACCTGCCAAGTTCCTACGCGGCGTTGGCACTTTTCGTCTGCACCATGCTCGGTTTAGGGGCAGGCAATGGCGCAGTTTTCCAACTGGTGCCGCAGCGTTTTCGTCTGGAGATCGGGGTCATGACCGGGCTGATCGGCATGGCCGGCGGCATCGGCGGTTTTGCCTTGGCTGCCGGCATGGGCGCGATCAAACAGAGCACCGGCAGCTATCAACTGGCCCTGTGGTTGTTCGCCAGCCTCGGCGTGTTGGCATGGTTTGGCCTGCACGGCGTCAAGCGTCGCTGGAGAACCACCTGGGGTTCGGCAGCCGTGACGGCGGCGCGGGTCTGA
- a CDS encoding ANTAR domain-containing protein, which translates to MLRILLINDTAKKVGRLKAALTEAGFEVIDESGLTIDLPARVETVRPDVILIDTESPSRDVMEQVVLVSRDQPRPIVMFTDEHDPGVMRQAIKSGVSAYIVEGIHAQRLQPILDVAMARFESDQALRAQLQARDQQLAERKRIELAKGLLMKMKDCNEEEAYTLMRRQAMSRQQRLIQVAEQIIAMSELLG; encoded by the coding sequence ATGTTGCGCATTCTGTTGATCAACGACACGGCGAAAAAAGTCGGGCGCCTGAAAGCGGCACTGACTGAAGCCGGTTTCGAAGTCATCGACGAATCCGGCCTGACCATCGATCTGCCCGCGCGCGTCGAAACGGTGCGTCCGGACGTGATCCTGATCGATACCGAGTCACCGAGCCGCGATGTCATGGAACAAGTGGTGCTGGTCAGCCGCGACCAGCCACGGCCAATCGTGATGTTTACCGACGAGCATGATCCGGGTGTGATGCGCCAAGCAATCAAGTCTGGGGTCAGCGCCTACATCGTCGAAGGTATTCACGCACAGCGTCTGCAGCCGATTCTCGATGTGGCGATGGCGCGATTCGAGAGTGATCAGGCGTTGCGTGCGCAGTTGCAGGCGCGAGATCAGCAATTGGCTGAGCGCAAACGCATTGAACTGGCCAAGGGATTGTTGATGAAGATGAAGGATTGCAATGAGGAAGAGGCTTATACCTTGATGCGGCGCCAGGCGATGAGCCGGCAGCAGAGGCTGATTCAGGTGGCGGAGCAGATTATTGCGATGAGTGAGTTGCTTGGCTGA
- a CDS encoding CmpA/NrtA family ABC transporter substrate-binding protein yields MNEPSVGPLAWVNGSDAPEKTAIDLGFMALSDCASVVVAATQGFAQPYGLTLNLKRQSSWASLRDKLVSGELDAAHSLYGLIYAVHLGIGGVAPTDMAVLMGLNQNGQSLNLSHGLQNLGVTSPEALDRHVHQSRAKLTFAQTFPTGTHAMWLYYWLASQGIHPLQDVDSVVVPPPQMVAHLQAGRIDGFCVGEPWAASAVQQDLGFTLATSQTIWPNHPEKVLGCTREFVEQYPNTARALVMAILEASRFIEESPENRRSTAQLLSASEYLDAPLACIEPRFLGDYSDGLGNRWQDPHALRFHGNGEVNLPYLSDGMWFMTQFRRWGLLREDPDYLAVARQVQQLDLYRDAATEVGVAAWGTDMRSSQLLDGKVWDGSNPAGYARSFKLHAMSDDAPLLARR; encoded by the coding sequence ATGAATGAACCTTCGGTAGGGCCACTGGCCTGGGTCAATGGCAGCGATGCTCCGGAAAAGACTGCGATCGACCTCGGTTTCATGGCCCTGAGCGATTGCGCCTCGGTCGTCGTCGCCGCCACACAGGGCTTCGCTCAGCCCTATGGACTGACCCTGAACCTCAAACGCCAAAGTTCCTGGGCCAGTTTGCGCGACAAACTGGTCAGCGGCGAACTGGATGCCGCGCACAGTCTGTATGGCCTGATTTACGCCGTGCATCTGGGCATCGGCGGTGTTGCCCCGACCGACATGGCCGTGTTGATGGGCCTCAACCAGAACGGCCAGAGCCTTAACCTGTCTCACGGCTTGCAGAACCTCGGCGTGACCAGTCCTGAAGCGCTGGACCGCCATGTGCACCAAAGCCGCGCAAAACTCACCTTCGCCCAGACCTTTCCTACCGGCACTCACGCCATGTGGCTGTATTACTGGCTGGCGAGCCAGGGCATTCATCCATTGCAGGACGTCGACAGTGTGGTGGTGCCGCCGCCGCAAATGGTCGCGCACCTGCAAGCCGGGCGTATCGACGGCTTTTGCGTCGGCGAGCCTTGGGCGGCCAGCGCGGTGCAGCAGGATCTCGGTTTTACCTTGGCCACCAGCCAGACCATCTGGCCCAATCACCCGGAAAAAGTCCTCGGTTGCACGCGTGAGTTTGTCGAGCAATACCCGAACACTGCGCGGGCGTTGGTGATGGCGATTCTTGAAGCCAGCCGTTTCATCGAAGAAAGCCCGGAAAATCGTCGCAGCACCGCGCAATTGCTCAGTGCGTCGGAGTATCTGGACGCGCCGCTTGCGTGCATCGAACCGCGTTTTCTCGGCGACTATTCGGATGGGCTGGGCAATCGTTGGCAGGATCCTCATGCGCTGCGCTTTCACGGCAATGGCGAAGTGAATTTGCCGTACTTGTCCGATGGCATGTGGTTCATGACCCAGTTCCGTCGCTGGGGTTTGCTGCGCGAAGACCCGGATTACCTCGCTGTCGCCCGTCAGGTTCAGCAACTCGATCTATATCGCGACGCCGCTACTGAGGTCGGTGTTGCCGCATGGGGCACCGACATGCGCAGCAGTCAGTTGCTCGACGGCAAAGTCTGGGACGGCAGCAATCCCGCCGGTTATGCGCGCAGCTTCAAGCTGCACGCGATGAGCGACGACGCTCCCCTTCTCGCCCGCCGCTGA
- a CDS encoding quinone-dependent dihydroorotate dehydrogenase, whose amino-acid sequence MYTLARQLLFKLSPETSHDLSLDLIGAGGRLGLNGLLCKAPAKKPVTVMGLEFPNPVGLAAGLDKNGAAIDGFAQLGFGFVEIGTVTPRPQPGNPKPRIFRLPEAEAIINRMGFNNLGVDNLLARVAAAKYKGVLGINIGKNFDTPVERAVDDYLICLDKVYAHASYVTVNVSSPNTPGLRSLQFGDSLKQLLADLATRRAELALRHGKHVPLAIKIAPDMTDEETAQVAQALIETGMDAVIATNTTLSRVGVEGMEHGDEAGGLSGAPVREKSTNTVKVLAGELAGRLPIIAAGGITEGKHAAEKILAGASLVQIYSGFIYKGPALIRESVDAIAALR is encoded by the coding sequence ATGTACACCCTGGCCCGTCAGCTGTTGTTCAAACTTTCCCCGGAAACCTCCCACGATCTGTCGCTGGATCTGATCGGCGCGGGTGGGCGTTTGGGCCTCAACGGCTTGCTGTGCAAGGCGCCGGCAAAGAAGCCGGTGACGGTCATGGGCCTCGAGTTTCCGAACCCGGTGGGTCTGGCGGCCGGTCTGGACAAGAACGGCGCGGCCATCGATGGCTTCGCGCAACTGGGTTTCGGTTTTGTCGAAATCGGCACCGTGACCCCACGCCCGCAGCCGGGCAATCCGAAGCCACGGATCTTCCGCCTGCCGGAAGCCGAAGCAATCATCAACCGCATGGGTTTCAACAACCTCGGTGTCGATAACCTTTTGGCGCGCGTTGCCGCCGCTAAGTACAAAGGCGTGCTGGGCATCAACATCGGCAAGAACTTCGATACGCCGGTCGAGCGCGCGGTCGACGATTACCTGATCTGCCTTGACAAGGTTTACGCCCACGCCAGCTATGTGACGGTCAACGTCAGCTCGCCGAACACCCCGGGCCTGCGCAGCCTGCAGTTTGGTGATTCGCTGAAGCAGTTGCTCGCCGATCTGGCCACACGCCGCGCCGAACTGGCGTTGCGTCACGGCAAACATGTGCCGCTGGCGATCAAGATCGCGCCGGACATGACCGATGAAGAAACCGCGCAGGTTGCTCAGGCGCTGATCGAAACCGGCATGGACGCGGTGATCGCGACCAACACCACCCTCAGCCGTGTTGGTGTCGAAGGCATGGAGCATGGCGACGAGGCGGGTGGCTTGTCGGGCGCGCCAGTGCGGGAGAAGAGCACGAACACCGTGAAGGTGCTGGCGGGTGAGTTGGCGGGTCGGTTGCCGATCATTGCGGCGGGCGGGATTACTGAAGGCAAACATGCGGCTGAGAAGATTCTGGCGGGTGCGAGCCTGGTGCAGATCTACTCTGGCTTCATCTATAAAGGCCCGGCGCTGATCCGTGAATCGGTAGACGCAATCGCCGCCCTGCGCTGA
- the rmf gene encoding ribosome modulation factor codes for MRRLKRDPLERAFLRGYQYGVGGKSRELCPFTLPSVRQAWINGWREGRGDNWDGMTGTAGIHRLNELHAVG; via the coding sequence ATGAGAAGACTTAAGCGTGATCCGTTGGAAAGAGCATTTTTGCGCGGATATCAATATGGCGTTGGTGGCAAATCCCGTGAGCTTTGCCCATTTACTCTACCGTCGGTACGCCAAGCCTGGATTAACGGCTGGCGAGAAGGACGCGGCGACAACTGGGACGGTATGACCGGCACTGCGGGAATCCACAGACTCAACGAACTTCACGCCGTCGGCTGA